In the genome of Deltaproteobacteria bacterium, the window CTGGATCGACAAGGGCCTTGGCCTGGTGGTTGCGGGTTTCATCCCCAACCCGTTGGAGCACGTTGTGGAATACGTCCCCACCCTGCCGGAGCTTGGCATTTCCCTTGGCGTTTACGCCATTGGGGCTTTGGTGGTGACGGTCCTTTACAAAATAGCAATCGAGGTGAAGAAAACGGCAGCCGAGCATTGATTGCCATCATTTTTCATTAAACCTGCCTGATTGCTCCGGGGCGTATTTTTCATTAACGAAAAATGCGCCCCGGATTTTTTTCTTAACAGCCTGCCTTTTTCAAAGTGATGCTCATCCGATTTCAATTCCGGCTGACTTAAGGGGAGGAGCCAACGTGACAAGGAAAAGGTTTTTATCGGACCTCATGTTTCCAGCGCCGATTCTGGCCGGGATGCTTGTATGCCACGTGTTTTCGACCCTTTGGGTTTACGCGGCCAATTCCGGGCTTTACGAGAAGATGGCGCTTCTTGCAAAAAGCGGCTACGTCACCGTCCCCAACCCCGTCACCGCCCCTCTTCTGAAGACCTTCGCCACGGCGTTTTACGGCGGGCTTTTTTTCACCTTCACGCTTGGGGCGGGTCTTTGTGTGCTGTCGTTTTTCCTTTTCCGTTTTTGGTTCCGTTTTTTCCCCAGGGCCCCAAAAAAGGTGGCTGCTGCGCTTTTTTCCGGCATATTCCTTTTGATAGCCGTTTTTCTCAACAAGGACGGATTCGTCCTTTTTCCCACACTGATAGCCCTTAGCGTTCCTGCAACCGTAATACTCATATCAGCGCTTGTTGCCAGATACTCAGGTTCTTCGCCCTCCCTTCTCATGTCGACGTTTTTCATAGTCCCCCTGGTCATCCTGAGCCTTGCCTGGGGCGGCCACAAGGACGACGATCTTTTCGACCATCTGCGCGACGACGTTCTTCTTTCAGGAGGCCCCGGAATCGCCTTTGTCGATTTTTACTACCGTTACACCCTCTATCCCACCGAGCCCATAAAGCCTCTGGCCGCGCGCCTGATAAAGTCCGCAAGAATCACCGGCCAGGCTCAACCAGCGACCCTGGCCCCAATCTACAGGGCGCTCATAAAAAACGATTATCTGCCGGTAAAATCCGAAGGCCCGGTGGATCTTTCCTTAAACGTTAAAGGCAGCGTCGTAACCCTGTCCGGCGGCGGAAAAATCATCGATGAAATCGGCCTTCAGGCATTTGTGCAAAAGCCCGACAGGCATCTTTCGGAATTTTCCAAAAAACTGGACAACATGGCGGCAAGCCGGACCTTCATGGGTTTCGGCCTTCTTTTCGGCTTTCCC includes:
- a CDS encoding HEAT repeat domain-containing protein, whose translation is MTRKRFLSDLMFPAPILAGMLVCHVFSTLWVYAANSGLYEKMALLAKSGYVTVPNPVTAPLLKTFATAFYGGLFFTFTLGAGLCVLSFFLFRFWFRFFPRAPKKVAAALFSGIFLLIAVFLNKDGFVLFPTLIALSVPATVILISALVARYSGSSPSLLMSTFFIVPLVILSLAWGGHKDDDLFDHLRDDVLLSGGPGIAFVDFYYRYTLYPTEPIKPLAARLIKSARITGQAQPATLAPIYRALIKNDYLPVKSEGPVDLSLNVKGSVVTLSGGGKIIDEIGLQAFVQKPDRHLSEFSKKLDNMAASRTFMGFGLLFGFPLVLYSLCFGFVSALVGLMLAPAPASFATGLLGVVLGLLLLFPLSSASKARDRDIRELIASGSRSERLTGLRQASEKGIPVCNLAGFDKILKSSAIVERRWAAEALASGGCPETGQMLAGLLNDPHPYVRCHAVLSLSRIGASYATDTLLDILRTSNHWYLETYSYSAARSLGWHQQAQ